From one Magnetofaba australis IT-1 genomic stretch:
- the kdsA gene encoding 3-deoxy-8-phosphooctulonate synthase produces MPVDARCVSVGDLCFANALPLAVIAGPCVIESEEQTLQAATFLAELSHRIDLPLVFKSSFDKANRTSAGGFRGPGLEAGLRILQRVREETGLPVVTDVHTPEQAAIVAQSVDLLQTPAFLCRQTDFIQAAAAAGKPVNIKKGQFLAPEDMARVAEKAAATGNENLMLCERGATFGYHNLVVDMRGLAVMAQSGYPVIFDATHSVQQPGGLGGSSGGDRRFAPLLARSAVAAGVAGVFLETHPDPDHAPCDGPNMIPFAQLEPLLVELKALDAVRKAALAAS; encoded by the coding sequence ATGCCGGTTGACGCACGCTGTGTGAGCGTCGGCGATCTGTGCTTCGCCAATGCGCTGCCGTTGGCGGTGATCGCCGGGCCGTGCGTGATTGAGTCCGAAGAGCAGACGCTGCAGGCGGCTACGTTCCTGGCCGAGCTGTCCCACCGCATTGATCTGCCGCTGGTGTTCAAATCCTCCTTTGATAAGGCCAATCGCACCTCGGCGGGGGGCTTTCGCGGTCCGGGGCTGGAGGCGGGTTTGCGCATTTTGCAGCGCGTGCGGGAAGAGACCGGCCTGCCGGTGGTGACCGATGTGCACACCCCCGAGCAAGCGGCTATTGTGGCGCAGTCGGTGGACCTGCTGCAGACGCCGGCGTTCCTGTGTCGCCAGACCGACTTCATCCAGGCGGCAGCGGCGGCGGGCAAGCCGGTGAATATCAAAAAGGGGCAGTTCCTCGCCCCTGAGGACATGGCGCGGGTGGCCGAGAAGGCCGCCGCCACCGGCAATGAAAATCTGATGCTGTGCGAGCGCGGCGCCACCTTTGGCTACCACAATCTGGTGGTGGATATGCGCGGACTGGCGGTGATGGCGCAGAGCGGCTACCCGGTCATCTTCGACGCCACCCACTCGGTGCAGCAGCCCGGCGGATTGGGCGGCTCCTCCGGCGGCGACCGGCGTTTTGCGCCGCTGTTGGCGCGCTCCGCTGTGGCCGCTGGAGTGGCGGGGGTGTTCCTGGAGACCCACCCGGATCCCGACCACGCCCCGTGCGATGGCCCCAACATGATTCCGTTTGCGCAACTGGAGCCTCTGCTGGTTGAATTGAAGGCGCTGGATGCGGTGCGTAAGGCGGCGCTGGCCGCCAGTTGA
- the gcvT gene encoding glycine cleavage system aminomethyltransferase GcvT, giving the protein MSQRTPLYDLHLQAQAKMVDFAGWEMPINYGSQIAEHHAVRRAVGVFDVSHMAQIQVFGADAEAFLQRVFANNVGRINEIGRALYGVMLNEEGGVIDDLIVYCIEPQRYHVVLNAARYAADMRWLQSWLKDFPDTDLCYRADLCMLAVQGPQALQALTQIQGWDGEQLAELQPFQITPCIGGWAARTGYTGEDGYELMLDEPRALAVWDALMQQGVQPCGLGARDTLRLEAGLNLYGNEMDESVNPLESGLGWTIAWEPEGRDFVGRRALTALREAGIAQKRMGVALETKGVLRGHMEVLDADGQLIGQTTSGAWSPTLERGVAMARVSKSAKAGQACQVVVRGKPLAARLAALPLVKGGQATF; this is encoded by the coding sequence ATGAGCCAGAGAACCCCGTTGTATGATCTGCATCTGCAAGCGCAGGCCAAAATGGTCGATTTCGCCGGGTGGGAGATGCCCATTAATTACGGTTCGCAAATCGCCGAGCACCATGCGGTGCGCCGCGCCGTGGGGGTGTTCGACGTCTCCCATATGGCGCAGATTCAGGTCTTCGGCGCCGACGCCGAAGCGTTTCTACAACGGGTGTTCGCCAATAACGTGGGGCGCATCAACGAGATCGGACGCGCCCTGTACGGGGTGATGCTCAATGAAGAGGGCGGCGTGATCGATGATCTCATCGTCTACTGCATTGAACCGCAGCGCTATCATGTGGTGCTCAACGCCGCCCGCTATGCAGCGGATATGCGCTGGTTGCAGAGCTGGTTGAAGGATTTTCCCGACACCGATCTGTGCTACCGCGCCGACCTGTGCATGCTGGCGGTGCAGGGGCCGCAGGCGTTGCAGGCGCTGACCCAAATTCAAGGCTGGGACGGCGAGCAGTTGGCGGAGCTTCAACCGTTCCAAATTACCCCTTGTATTGGCGGTTGGGCCGCGCGCACCGGCTACACCGGCGAAGATGGCTATGAATTGATGCTGGATGAACCGCGCGCGCTGGCGGTGTGGGACGCCTTGATGCAGCAAGGGGTGCAACCGTGCGGCCTGGGCGCGCGCGACACCCTGCGTCTGGAGGCGGGGCTCAATCTCTACGGCAATGAGATGGACGAGTCGGTCAACCCGCTGGAGTCCGGTCTGGGCTGGACCATCGCCTGGGAGCCCGAAGGGCGCGACTTCGTTGGGCGCCGTGCGCTCACCGCCTTGCGTGAGGCGGGCATCGCGCAGAAGCGCATGGGCGTGGCGCTGGAGACCAAAGGGGTGCTGCGCGGCCATATGGAGGTGCTGGACGCCGACGGCCAGCTCATCGGCCAGACCACCTCCGGGGCGTGGTCGCCCACGCTCGAGCGCGGCGTGGCCATGGCGCGAGTGAGCAAGAGCGCCAAAGCCGGGCAGGCGTGTCAGGTGGTGGTGCGCGGCAAACCGTTGGCGGCGCGCCTGG